In Aggregatibacter sp. 2125159857, one DNA window encodes the following:
- a CDS encoding NAD(P)H-dependent oxidoreductase — protein sequence MNILLLDGGKDFGHSHGKLNHTLQQKAKEVLTALGHHVKETVIDAGYDIETEVEKFVWMDAVIWQMPGWWMHEPWTVKKYIDEVLTSGHGKLYQSDGRHRVNPTEGYGTGGLLQGKKHMLSLTWNAPLEAFTREGDFFEGKGVDALYMHFHKLNEFLGMSRLPTFLCTDVIKNPQVEKYLADYQAHLENVFG from the coding sequence ATGAACATTTTGTTATTAGACGGTGGAAAAGATTTTGGTCATTCCCATGGCAAGTTGAATCATACGCTTCAACAAAAGGCGAAAGAGGTATTGACTGCGCTGGGGCATCATGTCAAAGAAACGGTGATTGATGCCGGATATGATATTGAAACGGAAGTTGAAAAATTTGTCTGGATGGATGCCGTGATTTGGCAGATGCCCGGTTGGTGGATGCATGAGCCATGGACAGTGAAAAAATATATTGATGAAGTATTGACCAGTGGACATGGCAAACTCTATCAAAGTGACGGTCGCCATCGTGTTAACCCAACTGAGGGCTATGGCACCGGAGGCTTGTTACAGGGCAAAAAACATATGCTTTCGCTCACTTGGAATGCACCACTTGAAGCATTTACTCGCGAAGGCGACTTTTTCGAAGGCAAAGGTGTGGATGCGCTATATATGCACTTCCATAAACTCAATGAATTCCTTGGTATGAGTCGCTTACCAACATTTTTATGTACTGATGTGATTAAAAATCCACAGGTAGAAAAATATTTGGCAGACTACCAAGCTCACTTGGAAAACGTGTTTGGTTAA
- the prmC gene encoding peptide chain release factor N(5)-glutamine methyltransferase yields the protein MNYQQWLQQAAQALNQANPAENGKTDAQVLLQFVTQKSRAFILAFGETQLDEKTQEKLTALLSRRLQGEPIAYLLGEKEFWSLPLNVSAGTLIPRPDTEILVEKAVAIATEALQKCGQHSQRFRILDLGTGTGAIVLALASELKPIAQKQHIQLEIIGVDVMPNVVALATSNAEKNQLDVSFLQSHWFDKVTGTFDLIVSNPPYIDAKDEHLAQGDVRFEPLSALVAEDEGYADLRHIIANAPKFMRTGGYLLVEHGWQQGEKVRSIFQENFWTSIETLRDYGNNERVTLGCWAQIENK from the coding sequence ATGAACTACCAACAATGGCTGCAGCAAGCCGCGCAAGCGTTAAATCAAGCAAATCCCGCTGAAAATGGTAAAACTGATGCACAAGTGTTATTGCAATTTGTGACACAAAAATCGCGTGCATTTATTTTGGCTTTTGGTGAGACGCAGCTGGATGAAAAAACACAAGAAAAACTGACCGCACTTTTATCTCGCCGTTTGCAAGGTGAGCCTATCGCTTATCTTCTCGGTGAAAAAGAATTTTGGTCGTTGCCGTTAAATGTCTCAGCAGGCACGCTGATTCCGCGTCCGGATACCGAAATTTTGGTGGAAAAAGCCGTGGCGATTGCCACAGAGGCGTTACAAAAGTGCGGTCAACATTCTCAACGTTTTCGTATTTTAGATTTGGGTACCGGCACGGGCGCGATTGTCTTGGCGTTAGCCTCTGAACTGAAACCCATTGCGCAAAAACAGCATATTCAACTAGAAATTATCGGCGTGGATGTCATGCCGAATGTAGTGGCGTTGGCGACATCCAATGCGGAAAAAAATCAGTTAGACGTCAGTTTTTTACAAAGCCATTGGTTTGACAAGGTGACAGGCACATTTGATTTGATTGTGAGTAATCCGCCTTATATTGATGCAAAGGATGAACATTTAGCCCAAGGCGATGTACGCTTTGAACCCTTGTCGGCGTTAGTGGCGGAAGACGAAGGCTATGCGGACTTACGTCATATTATCGCCAATGCGCCGAAATTTATGCGGACAGGCGGTTATCTGTTGGTGGAACACGGTTGGCAACAAGGGGAAAAAGTGCGGTCGATTTTCCAAGAGAATTTTTGGACATCGATTGAAACTTTACGGGATTACGGAAATAATGAGCGCGTAACCTTAGGTTGTTGGGCTCAAATTGAAAATAAATAA
- the greA gene encoding transcription elongation factor GreA produces MQQIPMTVRGAELLRKELEYLKNERRPEIIKAIAEAREHGDLKENAEYHAAREQQGFCEGRIQEIEGKLANCQIIDVTKMPNNGKVIFGATVVLVNTNTDEEVTYRIVGDDEADIKNGLISVNSPIARGLVGKEVDDVVNITTPGGVVEFEIIDVEYV; encoded by the coding sequence ATGCAACAAATTCCTATGACGGTTCGAGGTGCAGAACTTTTACGCAAAGAGCTGGAATATTTAAAGAACGAACGCCGCCCGGAAATCATCAAAGCCATTGCAGAAGCGCGCGAACACGGCGACTTAAAAGAAAATGCGGAATATCATGCCGCCCGTGAGCAGCAAGGATTCTGCGAGGGGCGAATTCAGGAAATTGAAGGCAAGCTTGCGAACTGCCAAATTATTGATGTCACAAAAATGCCGAATAATGGCAAAGTGATTTTTGGTGCGACGGTGGTGTTAGTTAATACCAATACAGATGAGGAAGTCACTTACCGCATTGTGGGAGATGATGAAGCGGATATTAAAAATGGCTTGATTTCCGTCAATTCACCGATTGCGCGAGGATTGGTCGGCAAGGAAGTAGATGATGTAGTGAATATCACGACACCGGGTGGCGTGGTTGAATTTGAAATTATTGACGTAGAGTATGTGTAA
- the rbfA gene encoding 30S ribosome-binding factor RbfA, whose translation MAREFKRSDRVAQEIQKEIAVILQREVKDPRIGMVTVSDVEVSSDLAYAKVFVTFLFDHDEQAIAQGMKGLEKAAPYIRTLLGKAMRLRIVPEIRFIYDQSLVEGMRMSNLVTNVVREDEKKHVEDKD comes from the coding sequence ATGGCTCGAGAATTCAAACGTAGCGACCGTGTCGCACAAGAAATCCAAAAAGAAATCGCGGTGATTTTACAACGCGAAGTGAAAGATCCTCGTATTGGCATGGTGACGGTGTCCGACGTAGAAGTGTCCAGTGATTTGGCTTATGCAAAAGTTTTCGTCACCTTCTTATTTGATCACGATGAACAAGCGATTGCGCAGGGCATGAAAGGCTTGGAAAAAGCCGCGCCGTATATTCGCACGCTGTTAGGCAAAGCCATGCGTCTACGTATCGTGCCGGAGATTCGTTTTATTTACGATCAATCTTTGGTGGAAGGTATGCGCATGTCTAACTTGGTGACCAATGTTGTGCGCGAAGATGAGAAAAAACACGTTGAGGACAAAGACTAA
- the prfA gene encoding peptide chain release factor 1, with translation MKPSIINKLDSLKERYEELEALLGDASVISDQDKFRAYSKEYAQLEDVVKSFNRWNQLNANLEEAQLLLDDPEMKEMAQMEIEESKAELEQVEQHLQILLLPKDPNDEYNCYLEIRAGTGGDEAGIFAGDLFRMYSRYAETKRWRIEVLSENESEQGGFKEIIALVSGDGAYGQLKFESGGHRVQRVPKTESQGRIHTSACTVAVMPELPESEMPEINPSDLRIDTYRASGAGGQHINKTDSAVRITHIPTGMVVECQDERSQHKNKAKALSVLASRLVQQEQEKLAQEQADTRRNLLGSGDRSDKIRTYNYPQGRVTDHRINLTIYRLDEVMNGKIDDLIQPIITEYQADQLAALSEQN, from the coding sequence ATGAAACCCTCTATTATCAATAAATTAGATAGCTTAAAAGAACGTTATGAAGAGCTTGAAGCGTTGCTAGGCGATGCTTCCGTCATTAGTGATCAAGATAAATTCAGAGCCTATTCCAAAGAATATGCGCAACTTGAAGACGTGGTGAAAAGTTTTAATCGTTGGAATCAGCTCAATGCCAATTTAGAAGAAGCACAGCTCCTGCTTGACGATCCGGAAATGAAAGAAATGGCACAAATGGAGATTGAAGAATCCAAAGCCGAATTGGAACAAGTTGAGCAGCATTTACAAATTCTCTTATTACCGAAAGATCCGAACGACGAATATAACTGCTACCTTGAGATCCGCGCCGGTACCGGTGGTGATGAAGCTGGGATTTTCGCCGGCGATCTTTTCCGTATGTATAGCCGTTATGCGGAAACCAAACGCTGGCGTATTGAAGTGCTGAGTGAAAACGAAAGCGAGCAGGGCGGATTTAAAGAAATTATTGCGCTTGTGAGCGGCGATGGTGCCTATGGCCAATTAAAATTTGAATCAGGCGGCCACCGTGTACAACGTGTACCAAAAACCGAGTCACAAGGGCGTATTCATACCTCGGCGTGTACTGTTGCGGTGATGCCGGAATTGCCGGAATCGGAAATGCCGGAAATTAACCCGTCAGATTTGCGTATTGACACCTATCGTGCCTCCGGTGCGGGTGGTCAGCACATCAATAAAACCGATTCCGCTGTGCGTATTACGCATATTCCAACCGGCATGGTGGTGGAATGTCAGGATGAGCGTTCACAACATAAAAATAAAGCCAAAGCCTTGTCCGTGCTGGCTTCCCGTTTAGTGCAACAAGAACAGGAAAAATTGGCGCAAGAGCAAGCGGATACCCGTCGTAACCTTTTGGGTTCCGGTGACCGTTCTGACAAAATTCGTACCTACAATTACCCACAAGGGCGTGTGACCGATCACCGCATTAACCTGACAATTTATCGTTTAGATGAAGTGATGAACGGTAAAATTGACGACTTGATTCAGCCGATTATCACCGAATATCAGGCGGATCAGTTGGCGGCATTGTCCGAGCAGAATTAA
- the uvrD gene encoding DNA helicase II has translation MDFAELLDGLNDKQREAVSAPLGNYLVLAGAGSGKTRVLTHRIAWLIGVEGVSEGSIMAVTFTNKAAAEMRHRIESVLSDGNQRLFGMWVGTFHSIAHRLLRAHHLDADLPQDFQILDSEDQLRLLKRLMKLHHFDEKSFPPKQAAWYINNKKDEGLRTNQIDDHHDRQEREWIRIYQIYQDACDRAGLVDFAEILLRSYELFLHKPLILQRYQQRFQHILVDEFQDTNKIQYEWIRLLAGKTGKVMIVGDDDQSIYGWRGAKIENIQLFLKEFANAQTIRLEQNYRSTMNILQAANELISNNNNRLGKNLWSEGNQGEPVGIYAAFNELDEALFVASQIKTWIEDGGKLNDCAILYRSNSQSRVIEEALIRSQIPYRIYGGMRFFERQEIKDALAYLRLIANRQDDAAFERVINTPPRGIGDRTLDTLRNLTREHQITLWQATNLALQENKLAGRAATALLRFMELINSLQRDTEEMPLFAQTDFVIKHSGLYEMYKQEKGEKGEVRIENLEELVSAAREFIKPEEAEDMTELTAFLTHASLEAGEEQAAPHQACVEMMTLHSAKGLEFPRVFMIGVEEGLFPSFRSFEEAGRLEEERRLAYVGITRAKQKLTISYAESRRLYGKEERHLPSRFISELPQQCLQEIRLRGTVTRALNQSKVGSVLPIANESEWKMGQKVKHEKFGFGTVINAEGADNNLRLQIAFQNQGIKWLIAHLAKLERL, from the coding sequence ATGGATTTCGCAGAATTATTAGATGGTTTAAACGATAAACAACGGGAAGCGGTAAGTGCACCGTTGGGCAATTATTTGGTGTTGGCGGGCGCGGGGAGTGGTAAAACCCGCGTATTGACGCACCGAATCGCATGGTTGATTGGCGTTGAAGGTGTCTCCGAAGGAAGCATTATGGCGGTGACCTTCACCAACAAAGCTGCCGCAGAAATGCGTCATCGTATTGAATCCGTCTTGTCCGACGGCAATCAGCGTTTGTTTGGTATGTGGGTCGGTACCTTTCACAGCATTGCTCATCGACTTCTGCGAGCTCATCATCTTGACGCGGATTTGCCGCAAGATTTCCAGATTTTAGATTCGGAAGACCAATTGCGTTTACTCAAACGCCTCATGAAATTACATCATTTTGACGAAAAAAGTTTCCCGCCAAAACAAGCCGCCTGGTATATCAACAATAAAAAGGATGAAGGTTTGCGCACGAATCAAATTGATGATCATCACGATCGTCAAGAACGAGAATGGATTCGAATTTATCAGATTTATCAAGATGCTTGCGATCGTGCAGGATTGGTAGATTTTGCCGAAATTTTATTGCGCTCGTACGAATTGTTTTTACATAAGCCACTGATTTTGCAACGTTACCAACAACGTTTTCAGCATATTTTGGTGGATGAGTTTCAAGACACCAACAAAATTCAATATGAATGGATTCGTTTGTTGGCGGGCAAAACCGGCAAAGTGATGATTGTGGGGGATGACGACCAATCGATTTACGGCTGGCGCGGTGCAAAAATCGAAAACATTCAGTTATTTTTGAAAGAGTTTGCCAATGCACAAACCATTCGATTGGAGCAAAATTACCGTTCCACCATGAATATTTTGCAAGCGGCGAATGAGCTGATTTCCAATAACAACAATCGACTAGGAAAAAATTTGTGGTCGGAAGGCAATCAGGGGGAACCGGTAGGGATTTATGCCGCTTTTAACGAATTGGATGAAGCGCTGTTTGTTGCTTCACAAATTAAAACCTGGATTGAAGACGGCGGTAAACTCAATGATTGTGCCATTTTATATCGCAGTAACAGTCAATCACGGGTGATTGAAGAAGCGTTGATTCGTTCACAAATTCCGTATCGTATTTATGGTGGCATGCGCTTCTTCGAACGTCAGGAAATTAAGGATGCGTTAGCCTATTTGCGCTTAATTGCCAATCGCCAAGACGATGCCGCCTTTGAGCGCGTTATTAATACGCCACCACGAGGCATTGGCGATCGCACGTTGGACACCTTGCGTAATCTGACTCGTGAACATCAAATCACCTTATGGCAAGCCACCAATTTGGCATTGCAGGAAAATAAACTGGCAGGCAGAGCCGCGACCGCTTTGCTTCGCTTTATGGAATTAATTAATTCCTTGCAACGGGATACGGAAGAAATGCCGTTGTTTGCACAAACGGATTTTGTCATTAAGCATTCCGGCTTGTATGAAATGTATAAACAGGAAAAGGGCGAAAAAGGGGAAGTGCGTATTGAAAACTTGGAAGAATTAGTCTCTGCCGCACGCGAATTTATCAAGCCTGAAGAGGCGGAAGACATGACAGAGCTTACAGCTTTCTTGACGCATGCCTCGTTAGAAGCGGGCGAAGAGCAAGCGGCACCGCACCAAGCCTGTGTGGAAATGATGACCTTGCACTCGGCAAAAGGCTTGGAGTTTCCTCGGGTCTTCATGATTGGTGTGGAAGAAGGATTATTCCCAAGTTTCCGTTCCTTTGAAGAAGCCGGGCGTTTGGAAGAAGAGCGTCGTTTGGCGTATGTGGGGATTACCCGCGCTAAGCAAAAACTCACCATTTCTTATGCGGAAAGTCGTCGTTTATATGGCAAAGAAGAACGCCATTTGCCTTCTCGTTTTATCTCGGAATTACCACAACAATGTTTACAAGAAATTCGTTTACGCGGCACAGTTACCCGCGCCTTAAATCAATCCAAAGTAGGTAGCGTTTTGCCGATTGCCAATGAAAGCGAATGGAAAATGGGGCAAAAAGTGAAACATGAAAAATTCGGTTTTGGTACGGTGATTAATGCGGAAGGTGCGGACAATAATTTGCGCCTACAAATTGCGTTCCAGAATCAAGGAATTAAATGGCTGATTGCCCATTTGGCGAAGTTGGAGAGACTTTAA
- the rnhA gene encoding ribonuclease HI, which produces MRKQIEIFTDGSCLGNPGAGGIGVLLRYKQHEKSLSKGYFLTTNNRMELLAVIEALNSLKEPCDIHLYSDSQYMKNGITQWIFNWKKNNWKASSGKPVKNQDLWIALDQAIARHKVDWRWVKGHTGHRENELCDQLAKQGAENPTLHDEGYRPENGET; this is translated from the coding sequence ATGCGTAAACAAATCGAAATTTTTACCGACGGATCCTGCCTTGGGAACCCGGGCGCCGGCGGCATTGGCGTTCTTCTTCGTTATAAACAACATGAAAAAAGCCTCTCAAAAGGTTATTTCCTCACCACCAATAATCGCATGGAATTATTAGCTGTTATTGAAGCGTTAAATAGCCTCAAAGAACCTTGTGACATTCATTTATACAGCGACAGCCAATACATGAAAAACGGCATCACGCAATGGATTTTCAATTGGAAAAAAAACAATTGGAAAGCCAGTAGCGGCAAACCGGTAAAAAACCAAGATTTATGGATAGCACTAGATCAAGCTATCGCTCGTCATAAGGTTGATTGGCGCTGGGTCAAAGGACACACTGGGCACCGTGAAAATGAACTCTGTGACCAGTTGGCAAAACAAGGCGCGGAGAACCCGACATTACATGATGAAGGGTATCGGCCGGAAAACGGAGAGACTTAA
- the dnaQ gene encoding DNA polymerase III subunit epsilon, translating into MSIQPHPNRQIVLDTETTGMNQLGAHYEGHCIIEIGAVELINRRYTGNNFHIYIKPDRPVDPEAIKVHGITDEMLADKPDFSQVANEFIEYIKGAELLIHNAPFDVGFMDYEFRKLNLPIKTNDICTVTDTLVMARQMYPGKKNNLDALCSRLGIDNSKRTLHGALLDAEILADVYLAMTGGQTSLFDENEADVIPQVVTDQQVKSAVAFSHHLRLLTPTEEELEAHLEYLKLINKKSKENCLWDRRTKEETLQ; encoded by the coding sequence ATGAGTATTCAACCCCATCCAAATCGTCAGATCGTACTGGATACGGAAACCACCGGTATGAATCAATTAGGCGCTCACTATGAAGGCCACTGCATTATTGAAATCGGTGCGGTGGAACTAATTAACCGTCGTTACACCGGCAATAATTTCCACATTTATATTAAACCCGATCGTCCGGTCGATCCCGAGGCGATTAAAGTGCATGGCATTACTGACGAAATGTTGGCGGACAAACCGGATTTTAGCCAAGTCGCGAATGAATTTATTGAATACATCAAAGGTGCCGAGTTATTGATCCATAATGCGCCCTTCGACGTGGGCTTTATGGATTATGAATTTCGTAAGCTGAATCTGCCGATAAAAACCAACGATATTTGCACGGTTACCGACACCCTAGTGATGGCGCGTCAAATGTATCCCGGCAAAAAGAATAATTTGGACGCATTATGTTCCCGCTTAGGCATTGATAACAGTAAGCGCACCTTGCACGGCGCATTACTGGATGCGGAAATTTTAGCGGATGTTTACCTTGCCATGACCGGTGGGCAAACCAGTTTATTTGATGAAAACGAAGCGGATGTCATTCCACAAGTGGTAACGGATCAGCAGGTAAAAAGTGCGGTGGCTTTTTCGCATCATTTACGCTTGCTTACACCGACAGAAGAAGAACTGGAAGCCCATTTGGAATATCTCAAATTAATTAACAAAAAAAGCAAAGAAAATTGTCTGTGGGATCGCCGCACAAAAGAGGAAACCTTGCAGTAA
- the guaA gene encoding glutamine-hydrolyzing GMP synthase produces the protein MTNIHNHKILILDFGSQYTQLIARRVREIGVYCELWAWDVTEQQIRDFNPTGIILSGGPESTTEENSPRAPEYVFNAGVPVLGICYGMQTMAMQLGGLTETSDHREFGYASVLMENPTALFADLNDGDNKLDVWMSHGDKVTRLPQNFQITGTTPTCPIAAMSDESRHFYGVQFHPEVTHTKKGLELLTNFVVNICGCETKWTAENIIEDAVARIKEQIGDDEVILGLSGGVDSSVVALLLHRAIGKNLHCVFVDNGLLRLNEGDQVMEMFGNKFGLNITRVDAESRFLGELAGVSDPEVKRKIIGKVFVDVFDDESKKLTKVKWLAQGTIYPDVIESAASKTGKAHVIKSHHNVGGLPDYMKLGLVEPLRELFKDEVRKIGLALGLPAEMINRHPFPGPGLGVRVLGEVKKEYCDLLRRADAIFIEELRNSGWYEKTSQAFSVFLPVKSVGVMGDGRKYDWVISLRAVETIDFMTAHWAHLPYDLLGKVSNRIINEVNGISRVVYDISGKPPATIEWE, from the coding sequence ATGACCAACATCCACAATCATAAAATCCTCATCCTCGACTTTGGTTCTCAATACACCCAACTTATCGCCCGTCGTGTGCGTGAAATCGGTGTTTATTGCGAACTTTGGGCGTGGGATGTGACGGAACAACAAATCCGTGATTTTAACCCAACCGGGATTATTCTTTCCGGTGGCCCAGAAAGCACCACGGAAGAAAACAGTCCACGAGCCCCTGAATATGTTTTTAACGCGGGTGTACCGGTGCTGGGCATTTGCTACGGCATGCAAACCATGGCGATGCAGCTTGGTGGCTTAACGGAAACCTCCGATCACCGCGAGTTCGGCTATGCTTCCGTTTTAATGGAAAATCCGACCGCACTTTTCGCTGATCTCAATGACGGCGACAACAAATTGGATGTGTGGATGAGCCATGGCGATAAAGTCACCCGCTTGCCACAAAATTTCCAAATCACCGGCACCACGCCGACCTGCCCGATTGCGGCAATGTCTGATGAAAGCCGCCATTTCTACGGCGTACAATTCCACCCTGAAGTCACACACACTAAAAAAGGCTTGGAATTATTAACCAATTTCGTAGTGAACATTTGCGGTTGCGAAACCAAATGGACTGCCGAAAACATCATTGAAGACGCCGTTGCCCGCATTAAAGAGCAAATAGGCGACGACGAAGTGATTTTAGGTTTATCCGGCGGCGTGGATTCCTCTGTGGTTGCATTGTTATTACATCGCGCCATCGGCAAAAACTTACATTGCGTGTTTGTCGATAACGGTTTATTGCGTTTAAACGAAGGCGATCAAGTGATGGAAATGTTCGGCAATAAATTTGGTTTGAACATTACTCGCGTGGACGCTGAAAGCCGTTTCTTAGGCGAACTTGCCGGCGTATCTGATCCGGAAGTAAAACGTAAAATTATCGGCAAAGTGTTTGTAGACGTATTCGATGATGAATCGAAAAAATTAACAAAAGTAAAATGGTTGGCACAGGGCACCATTTACCCTGACGTTATCGAGTCTGCTGCGAGCAAAACCGGCAAAGCACATGTGATTAAATCCCACCACAATGTAGGCGGCTTGCCGGATTATATGAAACTTGGCTTAGTCGAACCGTTACGTGAATTATTCAAAGATGAAGTGCGTAAAATCGGTCTAGCTTTAGGCTTACCGGCTGAAATGATCAACCGCCACCCATTCCCAGGCCCGGGTTTAGGCGTGCGAGTACTCGGCGAAGTGAAAAAAGAATACTGCGATTTATTACGCCGTGCCGATGCCATCTTTATCGAAGAATTACGCAACAGCGGTTGGTATGAAAAAACCAGCCAAGCTTTCAGCGTGTTCTTACCGGTGAAATCTGTCGGCGTGATGGGTGACGGACGTAAATATGACTGGGTAATTTCCTTGCGCGCCGTAGAAACCATTGATTTTATGACCGCACATTGGGCTCATTTGCCTTATGATTTACTCGGCAAAGTCTCCAACCGTATCATTAACGAAGTGAACGGCATTTCCCGCGTCGTGTATGATATTAGCGGAAAACCCCCAGCAACGATCGAGTGGGAATAA
- the dacB gene encoding serine-type D-Ala-D-Ala carboxypeptidase has translation MYKFSPRRIFSKTLLFLTLTASVHSFANVDLNPYLSNLPEGANLAFIAKNLHQDKIVADYHGQTFMLPASTQKVFTALAAKLALGDSFQFQTALLTNGDIQNGQLNGDLIVRFTGDPDLTSGQLFNLLSELKKQNINKITGNLILDTSVFTSHDRGSGWIWNDLTMCFNAPPAAVNIDNNCFYVDIDANQPPGEPVKFNVPSQYPIQVFGQVYVADKDEAPYCQLDALVHDNNRYQVKGCLARQAKPFGLSFAVQDPNAFAAAVIQRQLKRLNIEFNGQVQQPYRQQQGQVLAQHFSKPLPDLIKKMMKKSDNQIADALFRTIAYQQYKRPASFQLGTLAMKHVLAQVGIKFGNSIIADGSGLSRHNLIAPQTMLQVLDYIAKNEETLHLLDSFPVAGVDGTLSGRGSLINPPLVKNVIAKTGALKGVYNLAGYLTNARGEKIAFVQFINGYSTGDLESKTKRAPLVQFESSLYNALYQD, from the coding sequence ATGTATAAGTTTTCACCACGTCGGATCTTCTCAAAAACACTTTTATTTCTTACCTTAACCGCCTCCGTACACAGCTTCGCCAATGTTGATTTAAACCCCTATCTCAGCAACTTGCCCGAAGGCGCCAATCTGGCATTTATCGCTAAAAACCTACACCAAGATAAGATTGTCGCCGATTATCACGGGCAAACCTTCATGTTACCGGCCAGTACACAAAAAGTCTTCACCGCGTTAGCCGCAAAACTCGCCCTTGGCGATTCGTTTCAATTTCAGACCGCACTTTTAACCAACGGAGACATTCAAAACGGACAATTAAACGGCGATTTAATCGTCCGTTTCACCGGTGATCCCGATTTAACCAGTGGACAACTTTTTAATTTATTATCAGAACTGAAAAAGCAAAATATCAATAAAATTACCGGCAATCTCATTTTGGATACCTCCGTATTCACCAGCCATGATCGCGGTTCAGGCTGGATTTGGAACGATTTAACCATGTGTTTTAATGCCCCACCGGCGGCGGTAAACATTGATAATAACTGCTTTTATGTAGATATTGACGCCAACCAACCGCCCGGTGAGCCGGTGAAATTTAACGTGCCGTCACAATATCCGATACAAGTGTTCGGACAGGTTTATGTGGCAGACAAAGACGAAGCGCCTTATTGCCAATTAGATGCCTTAGTGCATGACAACAACCGCTATCAAGTAAAAGGCTGTTTAGCACGCCAAGCGAAACCCTTCGGGTTAAGTTTTGCCGTGCAAGATCCTAATGCCTTTGCGGCAGCAGTCATTCAACGCCAGCTCAAACGCCTCAACATTGAATTTAACGGACAAGTACAACAACCCTATCGCCAACAACAAGGGCAAGTATTAGCACAACACTTCTCCAAGCCGTTGCCCGATCTCATCAAAAAAATGATGAAAAAATCCGACAACCAAATCGCCGATGCCTTATTCCGCACGATTGCCTATCAGCAATACAAACGCCCGGCGTCTTTCCAGCTAGGCACATTAGCCATGAAACACGTCTTGGCACAAGTAGGCATTAAATTCGGTAACAGTATTATCGCCGACGGTTCAGGCTTATCCCGTCACAACCTCATCGCACCACAAACGATGTTACAGGTGTTAGATTACATTGCGAAAAACGAAGAAACGTTGCATCTATTAGACAGCTTCCCTGTCGCCGGTGTGGACGGCACATTAAGCGGACGTGGCTCTTTAATCAATCCGCCATTAGTCAAAAACGTCATCGCCAAAACCGGCGCACTGAAAGGTGTTTATAATCTGGCAGGTTATCTCACCAACGCGCGCGGTGAAAAAATCGCCTTCGTTCAATTTATCAACGGCTACTCCACCGGTGATCTTGAAAGCAAAACCAAACGCGCCCCTTTGGTACAATTTGAAAGCAGCCTGTATAACGCCTTATATCAAGATTGA